Proteins from a single region of Microbacterium sp. zg-Y818:
- a CDS encoding SDR family NAD(P)-dependent oxidoreductase: MSGRTIFIAGGSSGIGLELAKDLVAAGDRVILTSRSRERAEDVAAGLGERATGVALDVSEPEGIAAQLADVGPLDGLVMAAIERDANSIRDYDIARARRLVTLKLIGYTETIHALLDRLEPSVQTGIVLFGGRAKDAPYPGSTTVSTINGGIDGLMNTLALELAPVRVNALHPGIIGDSPFWAAKPDGVVSGYESRTPGGALATMADVVDAVKFLLFNRGVSANSLNVDRGWRIT; this comes from the coding sequence GTGAGCGGACGCACCATATTCATCGCCGGAGGATCCTCCGGCATCGGACTCGAGCTGGCGAAGGACCTGGTCGCTGCCGGCGACCGGGTGATCCTCACCAGTCGCAGCCGGGAGCGGGCGGAGGACGTGGCGGCGGGGCTCGGCGAGCGGGCGACCGGTGTGGCACTGGACGTGTCGGAGCCGGAAGGCATCGCCGCGCAGCTCGCCGACGTCGGGCCGCTCGATGGGCTCGTCATGGCCGCGATCGAGCGCGACGCGAACAGCATCCGCGACTACGACATCGCGCGTGCGCGCCGGCTGGTCACGCTCAAGCTCATCGGCTACACCGAGACGATCCACGCGCTGCTTGATCGGCTCGAACCGTCGGTGCAAACAGGCATCGTCCTTTTCGGGGGTCGCGCGAAGGACGCGCCTTACCCCGGTTCCACCACGGTGTCCACGATCAACGGCGGCATCGATGGGCTCATGAACACGCTCGCCCTCGAGCTCGCGCCCGTCCGCGTCAACGCACTGCACCCGGGCATCATCGGCGACAGCCCATTCTGGGCGGCCAAGCCGGACGGCGTCGTCAGCGGCTACGAGAGTCGCACGCCGGGTGGTGCTCTGGCGACCATGGCCGACGTCGTGGATGCCGTGAAGTTCCTCCTGTTCAACCGCGGCGTCTCGGCGAACAGCCTCAACGTCGACCGCGGCTGGCGCATCACCTGA
- a CDS encoding cupin domain-containing protein, with amino-acid sequence MTRFIVRRAAEAEYVDAGPLAPGSVGMTRWRGVGEDDGAAHTDFGITRLAAGGRTATHVHSFEESFYVIEGEVVIATPEATVRLVAGDYGVIPIGVPHAWRSTGSDAAWADLFTPPARARHGSDTYRVEELAEREPTAVDTRDPRTRSFGNITTEHMDAGRQSQQLLAVSASMRTALLVYSGITLKMMVDSDLGATLGTSFMVRYAPDGKAGPHDHPLEEAYLITEGEVRAHFDGQEFLLTAGDIAWAGVGCVHSFEATGAEVQWLETQSPQMPPRHAYRFVRDWQYLEERLEEKL; translated from the coding sequence ATGACCAGGTTCATCGTCCGTCGCGCAGCGGAGGCCGAGTACGTCGACGCGGGCCCACTCGCACCCGGATCTGTCGGAATGACCCGCTGGCGCGGCGTCGGGGAGGACGACGGCGCGGCGCACACCGACTTCGGGATCACGCGCCTGGCCGCCGGGGGTCGCACGGCGACCCACGTGCACTCCTTCGAGGAGAGCTTCTATGTCATCGAGGGGGAGGTGGTCATCGCCACCCCTGAGGCGACGGTGCGGCTGGTCGCCGGGGACTACGGGGTGATCCCCATCGGTGTGCCCCACGCTTGGCGATCGACCGGCAGCGATGCGGCGTGGGCTGACCTGTTCACCCCGCCCGCTCGCGCCCGCCACGGTTCGGACACATACCGGGTGGAAGAGCTGGCCGAGCGCGAGCCGACCGCCGTCGACACCCGGGATCCTCGTACGCGCTCCTTCGGCAACATCACGACCGAGCACATGGATGCTGGCAGGCAGTCGCAGCAGTTGCTGGCGGTCTCGGCGAGCATGCGCACCGCGCTGCTGGTGTACAGCGGCATCACGCTGAAGATGATGGTCGACTCCGACCTCGGCGCCACTCTCGGCACGTCCTTCATGGTGCGCTATGCGCCGGACGGCAAGGCCGGACCGCACGATCACCCCCTCGAGGAGGCCTACCTCATCACCGAGGGTGAGGTTCGAGCGCACTTCGACGGTCAGGAGTTCCTCCTGACCGCGGGGGACATCGCCTGGGCGGGCGTGGGCTGCGTGCATTCGTTCGAGGCCACCGGCGCCGAAGTGCAGTGGCTCGAGACCCAGTCGCCGCAGATGCCCCCACGACACGCGTATCGATTCGTGCGCGATTGGCAGTACCTGGAAGAACGCCTCGAGGAGAAGCTGTGA
- a CDS encoding amidohydrolase family protein — MPDSPNPQAGQPVLFKDGIVLTMDDAHTVLPRGDVLVKDGVIVEVGVDVPAPEGVCVIDASGGIVMPGMVDTHRHMWQTAMRAYGADWTLTQYFVWYYLQHGAKFRPQDYAAGNLISALDAIESGVTTSVDWSHGLRTIEHGEAAYDALVSSPGRFVFAYGNIHRSPWEWTADPDIQRLLAASRDDSRMFGTQIAFDVPNQDEQFPELAAYQVAKELGLRVTTHAGVWGATNDWGIRNAYAAGVMEPGFTYVHAASLSEESYQMIAATGGNVSLATESEDTCGQGYPPLHQLRRHGIPTSLSVDTSVWFSADLFSAMRATVNADRVLEHYQAHRREPAETVTHVRLRAEDVVHMATRGGAQALGKDDVIGSLQVGKLGDVVLLKNEDSPTWAPLINPWGQIVYQAQRGDVHTVLVGGEVVKWNGKVTAGDLRGVRTKLDDTVAYLEREVGDDWVAGQHPDIPEAEVLTNPYQYKK, encoded by the coding sequence ATGCCGGATTCACCGAACCCGCAAGCGGGGCAGCCGGTCCTCTTCAAGGATGGAATCGTCTTGACGATGGACGATGCGCACACCGTCCTCCCCCGGGGCGACGTGCTCGTCAAGGATGGCGTCATCGTCGAGGTCGGCGTGGACGTGCCGGCACCCGAAGGCGTCTGCGTCATCGACGCGTCAGGCGGCATCGTCATGCCGGGCATGGTCGACACGCACCGTCACATGTGGCAGACCGCCATGCGTGCCTATGGCGCGGACTGGACGCTCACCCAGTACTTCGTCTGGTACTACCTCCAGCACGGCGCGAAGTTCCGACCCCAGGACTACGCGGCCGGCAATCTGATCTCCGCGCTGGATGCGATCGAATCCGGGGTGACGACGAGCGTGGACTGGTCCCACGGTCTGCGCACCATCGAGCACGGCGAGGCCGCGTACGACGCCCTCGTCTCCTCCCCCGGTCGCTTCGTCTTCGCGTACGGCAATATCCACCGCTCCCCCTGGGAGTGGACGGCGGACCCCGACATCCAGCGGCTGCTCGCTGCATCGCGCGACGATTCCCGGATGTTCGGCACGCAGATCGCGTTCGACGTTCCGAACCAGGACGAGCAGTTCCCCGAGCTGGCTGCCTACCAGGTGGCGAAGGAACTCGGACTGCGGGTGACCACCCATGCCGGCGTGTGGGGGGCGACCAATGACTGGGGCATCCGCAACGCGTATGCGGCCGGCGTCATGGAGCCGGGCTTCACGTATGTGCACGCTGCCTCGCTCTCCGAGGAGTCGTACCAGATGATCGCCGCGACCGGCGGAAACGTCTCGCTCGCGACGGAGTCGGAAGACACCTGTGGTCAGGGCTATCCACCCCTGCATCAATTGCGTCGGCACGGAATCCCGACCTCGCTGTCGGTGGACACGAGCGTGTGGTTCAGCGCGGACCTCTTCTCCGCGATGCGCGCGACCGTCAACGCCGACCGCGTGCTCGAGCACTACCAGGCGCACCGCCGTGAGCCGGCCGAGACCGTCACCCACGTGCGGCTGCGCGCCGAGGACGTCGTGCATATGGCGACGCGAGGCGGTGCTCAAGCCCTCGGAAAGGACGACGTCATCGGGTCGCTGCAGGTCGGCAAGCTCGGCGACGTGGTCCTGCTCAAGAACGAGGATTCCCCGACCTGGGCACCCCTGATCAACCCGTGGGGCCAGATCGTCTACCAGGCCCAACGCGGCGACGTGCACACCGTTCTCGTCGGCGGCGAGGTCGTCAAGTGGAACGGCAAGGTCACCGCAGGAGACCTGCGGGGTGTCCGGACCAAGCTCGACGACACCGTCGCCTACCTCGAACGGGAGGTAGGCGACGACTGGGTCGCCGGACAGCACCCCGACATCCCTGAAGCAGAAGTGCTCACGAACCCGTATCAGTACAAGAAGTGA
- the rlmB gene encoding 23S rRNA (guanosine(2251)-2'-O)-methyltransferase RlmB — translation MAKPGRPGASKSGKKGPTKGTGGKNKRSLEGRGPTPKAEERAWHPAGKRKAAAERYAAAGGKGAPGQKPAPQRRAKKEDDTEIVTGRNSVLEALRAKIPATAFYIAQRVEMDDRVKEMLSIATHRGIPVMEVTRPELDRMAGFDGVHQGVAIKVPPYEYGHPQDLLEQIIDRDQVPLLVALDGVTDPRNLGAIIRSTAAFGGHGVILPQRRSASVNSAAWKTSAGAAARIPVAIAPNLTSTLKEFKKQGVFVLGLDGGGEVSLPELKLADRPVLIVVGSEGKGLSRLVTETCDQIVSIPISAATESLNAGIAASVALYQVSTMRSTTE, via the coding sequence ATGGCTAAGCCAGGGCGCCCCGGCGCAAGCAAGAGCGGCAAGAAGGGCCCGACCAAGGGCACCGGCGGCAAGAACAAGCGGTCCCTCGAGGGTCGCGGCCCGACGCCCAAGGCCGAAGAGCGCGCCTGGCACCCCGCGGGCAAGCGCAAGGCGGCAGCCGAGCGCTACGCCGCCGCAGGAGGCAAGGGCGCGCCCGGGCAGAAGCCCGCGCCGCAGCGCCGTGCCAAGAAGGAAGACGACACCGAGATCGTCACCGGCCGCAACTCGGTGCTCGAGGCACTGCGCGCCAAGATCCCCGCGACGGCGTTCTACATCGCCCAGCGCGTGGAGATGGACGATCGCGTCAAGGAGATGCTGTCGATCGCGACTCACCGCGGCATCCCCGTGATGGAGGTCACCCGCCCGGAGCTGGACCGCATGGCCGGCTTCGACGGCGTGCACCAGGGCGTTGCGATCAAGGTGCCGCCGTACGAGTACGGTCACCCGCAGGATCTGCTGGAGCAGATCATCGACCGCGACCAGGTGCCGCTGCTCGTGGCCCTCGACGGCGTGACCGACCCTCGCAACCTGGGTGCGATCATCCGCTCCACGGCCGCCTTCGGCGGGCACGGCGTGATCCTTCCGCAGCGTCGCAGTGCGAGCGTCAACTCCGCCGCCTGGAAGACCAGCGCAGGAGCTGCCGCGCGCATCCCCGTCGCCATCGCGCCGAACCTCACCAGCACGCTCAAGGAGTTCAAGAAGCAGGGCGTGTTCGTGCTGGGCCTCGACGGCGGCGGCGAGGTGTCGCTGCCCGAGCTGAAGCTCGCCGACCGGCCCGTGCTCATCGTCGTGGGTTCCGAGGGCAAGGGCCTGTCGCGCCTGGTCACCGAGACCTGCGACCAGATCGTCTCGATCCCGATCTCGGCGGCGACCGAGTCGCTGAACGCCGGCATCGCGGCATCCGTCGCGCTTTACCAGGTGTCGACGATGCGCTCGACGACCGAGTAG
- the cysS gene encoding cysteine--tRNA ligase, with the protein MSNGGTGVKLYDTKAQQLRDFVPADPANVTVYVCGPTVQSGPHIGHLRGALSFDILRRWLGHRFGRVTFVRNVTDIDDKVLANATASEPWWALAYRMELAFSRAYATIGIQPPTYEPRATASIPQMLELIARLVDAGHAYPAGEGDVYFDVRSWPSYGELTRQSLDAMEPAADADPRGKRDPRDFALWKGAKADEPADAAWESPWGRGRPGWHIECSAMSRRYLGPSFDIHGGGLDLRFPHHENELAQSTAAGDAFAAYWVHNGLVTVGDQKMSKSLGNFLLADDVLSRYEPLVVRYALAAAHYRSNLDVTAASFDEAAAALDRIRTFQTRAARVLGAGSWLTVADLPDAFATAMDDDLGVPQALAVVHEHVRAGNAALDADDRDAAARAAVQVGRMTGLLGLNPEDPQWRTGDGGAAASALDALVQTMITQRAQARIDKDWPAADRIRDAIAAAGITLEDTPDGTHWSFNG; encoded by the coding sequence GTGAGTAATGGCGGTACGGGCGTGAAGCTCTATGACACGAAGGCGCAGCAGCTGCGCGACTTCGTCCCCGCCGACCCCGCGAACGTCACCGTTTACGTCTGCGGACCCACTGTGCAGTCCGGCCCGCACATCGGTCACCTGCGCGGCGCGCTGAGCTTCGACATCCTGCGCCGGTGGCTCGGCCACCGCTTCGGGCGGGTCACGTTCGTGCGCAACGTCACCGACATCGACGACAAGGTGCTCGCGAACGCGACGGCAAGCGAGCCCTGGTGGGCTCTGGCGTACCGCATGGAGCTCGCGTTCTCCCGCGCCTACGCGACCATCGGCATCCAGCCTCCGACGTACGAGCCGCGGGCGACGGCATCCATCCCGCAGATGCTCGAGCTCATCGCCCGCCTCGTCGACGCGGGTCACGCGTACCCCGCCGGCGAAGGCGACGTGTACTTCGACGTGCGTTCGTGGCCCTCGTACGGTGAGCTGACACGCCAGTCGCTCGACGCCATGGAGCCGGCGGCCGACGCCGACCCCCGTGGCAAGCGCGACCCCCGCGACTTCGCGCTGTGGAAGGGCGCCAAGGCCGACGAACCTGCGGATGCCGCATGGGAGTCGCCCTGGGGCCGTGGCCGGCCCGGCTGGCACATCGAGTGCTCCGCGATGTCGCGGCGCTACCTCGGTCCGTCGTTCGACATCCACGGCGGCGGCCTCGACCTGCGCTTCCCGCACCACGAGAACGAGCTGGCGCAGTCCACCGCGGCCGGTGACGCGTTCGCGGCGTACTGGGTGCACAACGGCCTCGTGACCGTCGGCGACCAGAAGATGTCGAAGTCGCTCGGAAACTTCCTGCTCGCCGATGACGTGCTGAGCCGGTACGAGCCGCTCGTCGTGCGCTACGCCCTGGCGGCGGCGCACTACCGCTCCAACCTCGACGTCACGGCGGCGTCCTTCGACGAGGCAGCCGCGGCGCTGGATCGCATCCGCACGTTCCAGACCCGCGCGGCGCGCGTGCTGGGAGCCGGCAGCTGGCTCACCGTCGCCGACCTGCCCGACGCCTTCGCCACCGCGATGGACGACGACCTCGGTGTGCCACAGGCCCTCGCCGTCGTGCACGAGCACGTGCGCGCCGGCAACGCCGCCCTCGACGCCGACGACCGGGATGCCGCAGCTCGCGCTGCCGTGCAGGTGGGCCGCATGACCGGCCTGCTGGGGCTAAACCCCGAAGACCCGCAGTGGCGCACCGGCGACGGGGGAGCGGCGGCATCCGCGCTCGACGCGCTGGTGCAGACGATGATCACCCAGCGCGCGCAGGCGCGCATCGACAAGGACTGGCCTGCGGCCGACCGCATCAGAGATGCGATCGCGGCCGCAGGCATCACTCTGGAGGACACTCCGGACGGAACACATTGGAGTTTCAATGGCTAA
- a CDS encoding DMT family transporter — MFPVLAVLAAAVLFGTTGTAQALGPDDSTPWAVGAVRLTIGGAALAILAFSLGARHRRRAAATGSPAAVTPAPRPVLNRRALLLMAATGTCLALYQPLFFLGAERNGVAVSTVIALGSAPVIAGLVEWALTRRIPSGAWLVATALATAGVVLLGAGGAASGGSDPLGLLASLAAGAAFAVQANVQRRLMDAGWDPFTVGGAMGLGGAAWGVVMLLFADLAWLASPDGLAMALWLGLATVGIAYTLFTWGLLRLTAATAATLTLAEPLTATLLGIGVLGERLSTAAMVGLAVLVAGLVLLAVGSRAPRDPAPYAVEG; from the coding sequence ATGTTCCCCGTCCTCGCCGTCCTCGCTGCCGCCGTGCTCTTCGGCACGACCGGCACCGCGCAGGCGTTGGGTCCCGACGACAGCACGCCCTGGGCAGTCGGGGCGGTGCGCTTGACGATCGGCGGCGCTGCGCTGGCAATCCTCGCGTTCTCGCTGGGTGCACGGCATCGCCGCCGCGCAGCGGCCACCGGCAGCCCCGCCGCCGTCACCCCCGCCCCGCGGCCGGTGCTGAACCGCCGCGCCCTGCTGCTGATGGCGGCGACCGGCACCTGCCTGGCGCTCTACCAGCCGCTGTTCTTTCTCGGCGCCGAGCGCAACGGCGTCGCCGTCAGCACCGTGATCGCGCTGGGCTCGGCGCCGGTGATCGCGGGGCTGGTCGAGTGGGCGCTGACCCGCCGCATCCCCTCGGGCGCGTGGCTGGTGGCGACGGCGCTCGCGACCGCGGGGGTAGTGCTGCTGGGCGCGGGCGGCGCGGCCTCCGGCGGCAGCGATCCGCTGGGGCTTCTCGCATCCCTCGCGGCGGGCGCCGCCTTCGCCGTACAGGCCAACGTGCAGCGGCGACTGATGGATGCCGGCTGGGACCCGTTCACCGTCGGCGGGGCCATGGGGCTCGGGGGCGCGGCCTGGGGCGTCGTCATGCTGCTGTTCGCCGACCTGGCGTGGCTGGCATCGCCCGACGGACTCGCGATGGCGCTGTGGCTCGGGCTCGCGACGGTCGGCATCGCGTACACGCTGTTCACGTGGGGGCTGCTGCGGCTCACCGCCGCGACGGCGGCGACCCTCACTCTGGCGGAGCCGCTGACCGCAACACTGCTGGGCATCGGCGTGCTCGGCGAACGGCTGAGCACGGCGGCCATGGTCGGGTTGGCTGTGCTGGTTGCGGGCCTGGTGCTGCTGGCCGTCGGGTCGCGCGCGCCCCGAGACCCCGCACCGTATGCGGTCGAAGGCTGA
- a CDS encoding GNAT family N-acetyltransferase: MTLQIRVDDLTGEATCALIAAHLDAMHAQTPAESVHALGVEQLRHPDITVWSAWDSDDLAGVGALQRRDAAHGEIKSMRVAPTHLRRGVARALLRHIMAEARAMGLVRLQLETGSGADFAAARALYLGEGFTPCGPFADYTDDPLSTYFAQDLPQ; encoded by the coding sequence ATGACCCTGCAGATACGCGTCGACGACCTCACCGGCGAGGCCACCTGCGCGCTCATCGCCGCCCACCTCGACGCGATGCACGCGCAGACCCCGGCCGAGAGCGTGCACGCGCTGGGCGTCGAGCAGCTACGGCATCCCGACATCACGGTGTGGTCGGCCTGGGACAGCGACGACCTCGCAGGCGTGGGCGCCCTGCAGCGGCGGGATGCCGCCCACGGCGAGATCAAGTCCATGCGGGTCGCCCCCACCCACCTGCGACGCGGCGTGGCTCGGGCGCTGCTGCGCCACATCATGGCCGAGGCACGTGCCATGGGGCTGGTGCGCCTGCAGCTCGAGACGGGCTCGGGGGCCGACTTCGCCGCCGCACGGGCGCTCTACCTTGGCGAGGGATTCACGCCCTGCGGGCCGTTCGCCGACTACACCGACGACCCACTCTCGACCTACTTCGCGCAAGATCTGCCGCAATAG
- the ispD gene encoding 2-C-methyl-D-erythritol 4-phosphate cytidylyltransferase, protein MSITPVPRVAVIVVAAGSGTRLGAADPKAFVGLDQHTILRHCLEGVFTAPSAQVIVVAPPGREGDAQTDALEAAGDRRDLVQVVSGGATRQASVAAGLHAVWSDVEVVLVHDAARALTPPAVFERVIAAVGAGAAGAIPVLPVVDTLKRVDGARIIAGVDRAELAAAQTPQGFRRDVLDAAYAAAEEEFTDDAAVVASAGHEVVIVDGSEMSFKITTPADLERARSLVSPVHPAASRLDAQQPAARVGVGTDVHAVGGEGTLWLAGLEWPGEQPLSGHSDGDAVAHAIVDALLAAAGLGDIGTHFGTDRPEYAGAHADAFLARTRALLGEAGWAVGNVSVQVQARRPRFADRRAEAERVLSAALGGAPVSVSATTTDGLGFTGTGEGVAAFAVAMIVPA, encoded by the coding sequence GTGAGCATCACGCCTGTTCCCCGTGTCGCCGTCATCGTCGTCGCCGCCGGATCGGGCACCCGTCTGGGTGCGGCCGATCCGAAGGCGTTCGTCGGGCTCGACCAGCACACCATCCTGCGTCACTGCCTCGAGGGCGTCTTCACCGCGCCGAGCGCGCAGGTGATCGTCGTCGCCCCGCCGGGACGCGAGGGCGACGCGCAGACCGATGCCCTTGAGGCCGCCGGCGATCGCCGCGACCTCGTGCAGGTCGTCTCCGGCGGCGCGACTCGTCAAGCATCGGTCGCCGCGGGGCTGCACGCGGTGTGGTCGGATGTCGAGGTCGTGCTCGTGCACGATGCCGCCCGCGCGCTCACGCCGCCGGCGGTGTTCGAGCGCGTCATCGCGGCGGTCGGCGCTGGCGCTGCAGGCGCCATTCCGGTGCTGCCCGTCGTCGACACCCTGAAGCGGGTCGACGGTGCGCGCATCATCGCGGGCGTGGACCGTGCCGAGCTGGCAGCCGCGCAGACCCCGCAGGGGTTCCGTCGGGACGTGCTGGATGCCGCGTACGCGGCTGCCGAAGAGGAGTTCACCGATGACGCGGCGGTGGTGGCATCCGCCGGTCATGAGGTCGTGATCGTCGACGGTTCCGAGATGAGCTTCAAGATCACCACTCCCGCCGACCTCGAGCGCGCCCGGTCACTGGTGTCTCCCGTCCACCCGGCGGCCAGCCGCCTGGATGCCCAGCAGCCCGCCGCGCGCGTGGGGGTCGGCACCGACGTGCACGCGGTCGGCGGCGAGGGGACGCTGTGGCTCGCGGGCCTGGAGTGGCCGGGGGAGCAGCCGCTGTCGGGGCACTCCGACGGGGATGCCGTCGCGCACGCCATCGTCGACGCGCTGCTGGCCGCGGCCGGCCTCGGCGACATCGGCACCCACTTCGGCACGGACCGGCCCGAGTACGCCGGTGCGCACGCCGACGCGTTCCTCGCGCGCACCCGCGCGCTGCTCGGCGAAGCAGGCTGGGCCGTGGGCAACGTCTCGGTGCAGGTGCAGGCGCGGCGCCCTCGCTTCGCCGACCGGCGCGCCGAGGCGGAGCGGGTTCTCTCTGCGGCCCTCGGCGGCGCCCCTGTCTCGGTCTCGGCGACGACCACCGACGGATTGGGCTTCACCGGCACCGGTGAGGGCGTCGCGGCGTTCGCGGTCGCGATGATCGTCCCGGCCTGA
- a CDS encoding CarD family transcriptional regulator, translating to MLFEVGETVVYPHHGAATIIEVKERVIKGETKKYLKLNVTQGDLVIEVPADNVDLVGVRDVIGQEGLDRVFEVLRAPFTEEPTNWSRRYKANLEKLASGDVIKVSEVVRDLWRRDQDRGLSAGEKRMLAKARQILISELALAEKTDEERASVVLDEVLAS from the coding sequence ATGCTTTTTGAGGTTGGCGAGACGGTTGTCTACCCGCACCACGGGGCCGCAACGATCATCGAAGTCAAAGAACGGGTGATCAAGGGCGAGACGAAGAAGTATCTCAAGCTGAACGTCACGCAAGGCGATCTGGTCATCGAGGTACCGGCGGACAACGTCGATCTGGTGGGCGTCCGCGACGTCATCGGTCAAGAGGGACTGGACCGCGTTTTCGAGGTGCTGCGTGCACCTTTCACCGAGGAGCCGACCAACTGGTCGCGCCGCTACAAGGCGAACCTCGAGAAGCTCGCGTCGGGTGACGTCATCAAGGTGAGCGAGGTCGTGCGCGACCTGTGGCGCCGCGACCAGGACCGCGGCCTCTCTGCCGGTGAGAAGCGCATGCTCGCCAAGGCACGCCAGATCCTCATCTCCGAGCTCGCGCTGGCCGAGAAGACCGACGAGGAGCGCGCGAGCGTCGTCCTCGACGAGGTCCTCGCCAGCTGA
- a CDS encoding DNA modification methylase — MSSASPGGTVKSRLLASLAMGAVVVLGATGCNMLAPQATTIAYSPSDGVNVPAPGPVDVLNAMVIANEDGSAGNFIAAFVNNSLEPQEITVALENGEAEIIELDAGESVSLGVDLEPILFTDLGVPAGATVPMAFQTGLESGTVAQIPVLDGALPYYTEFEPVEEEFIED, encoded by the coding sequence ATGTCGTCTGCTTCTCCGGGAGGAACCGTGAAATCGCGCCTGCTCGCGTCGCTCGCTATGGGTGCTGTCGTCGTCCTCGGAGCGACCGGCTGCAACATGCTCGCCCCTCAGGCGACCACCATCGCGTACTCCCCCTCTGACGGGGTCAATGTTCCCGCTCCGGGTCCCGTCGACGTGCTCAACGCGATGGTCATCGCGAACGAAGACGGTTCCGCCGGCAACTTCATCGCCGCGTTCGTGAACAACTCGCTCGAGCCGCAGGAGATCACCGTCGCACTCGAGAACGGCGAGGCCGAGATCATCGAGCTCGACGCCGGCGAGAGCGTCAGCCTGGGCGTCGACCTCGAGCCGATCCTCTTCACCGACCTCGGCGTGCCCGCCGGCGCCACCGTGCCGATGGCGTTCCAGACAGGCCTGGAGTCCGGCACGGTCGCCCAGATCCCGGTGCTCGACGGCGCGCTGCCGTACTACACCGAGTTCGAGCCGGTCGAAGAAGAGTTCATCGAGGACTGA
- a CDS encoding response regulator transcription factor, whose product MTRVLIVEDEPDLADPLAYLLRREGFDVDIAEDGPTALRVYGADGADIILLDLMLPGMPGTEVCRQIRATSTVPIIMLTAKDAEVDIVVGLELGADDYVTKPYSSRQLLARMRAVLRRSAPSDDHLDERVLTAGRVTLDIDRHAVSVDGTEISMPLKEFELLEVLMRNAGRVLTRGQLIDRVWGSDYYGDTKTLDVHIKRIRSRIEKNPGEPVMLVTVRGLGYRFEA is encoded by the coding sequence ATGACCCGTGTCTTGATCGTCGAGGACGAGCCCGATCTCGCCGACCCCTTGGCCTACCTGCTGCGGCGGGAGGGGTTCGACGTCGATATCGCCGAGGACGGACCCACCGCGCTGCGCGTGTACGGTGCGGACGGCGCGGACATCATCCTGCTCGACCTCATGCTGCCGGGCATGCCGGGTACCGAGGTGTGCCGCCAGATCCGGGCGACCTCCACCGTGCCGATCATCATGCTGACCGCCAAGGACGCCGAGGTCGACATCGTGGTGGGGCTCGAGCTCGGCGCCGACGACTACGTCACGAAGCCGTATTCCTCGCGCCAGCTGCTCGCCCGCATGCGCGCGGTGCTGCGGCGCAGCGCGCCCTCGGACGACCACCTGGACGAGCGGGTGCTCACCGCCGGGCGGGTCACGCTCGACATCGACCGCCACGCCGTGAGCGTCGACGGCACCGAGATCAGCATGCCGCTGAAGGAGTTCGAGCTGCTCGAGGTGCTCATGCGCAATGCCGGCCGCGTGCTGACGCGTGGCCAGCTCATCGATCGGGTGTGGGGCAGCGACTACTACGGCGACACGAAGACGCTCGACGTGCACATCAAGCGCATCCGGTCGCGCATCGAGAAGAATCCCGGTGAGCCGGTCATGCTCGTGACGGTGCGCGGGTTGGGCTACCGCTTCGAGGCGTGA